The Pyxidicoccus trucidator sequence CCGAGGGAGGGCCTACATCAGGCTGCGGGCCCGGCGGGCGCGGGATTCCACCTGGAGCGAGTCCGCCACCATGCCGCGCTCGCCCAGCAACTGCTCCTCCAGCGCCGCCATCCGCTTCGCGTCGCGCGGCTTCTCGTGGTCGTGCCCCAGCAGGTGCAGCAGCCCGTGCGCGAGGTAGCGCGCCATCTCCGACTCCAGCGTGCGGCCGTACTCCTTCGCCTGCCGCTTCGCCGTGTCCAGGGAGATGACCACGTCGCCCAGCGGGCGCGGCCCCGGCGTGCCCTTGGGCAGCTCGCCCGCGGGGAAGCTCAGCACGTCCGTCGCCTTGTCCTTGTTGCGCCAGGTGCGGTTGAGGCGGCGGATGGCCCGGTCGTCCACCAGCGACAGCGACAGCTCGCAGCCGGACAGGCCGAGCTGCTTCAGGTAGTCGCGCGCCCAGCCCGACAGCAGGCGCGAGTACTCCTTCCCCTGGCCGTGCGCGACCTGCAGCGTCACGTGGTACTCCGCCTCGCGCGGCGCCGGCGCTTCCATGTGCGCCAGCTCCGGCCGGAAGGCCGGCGCGCACACGGACCAGTAGTCGCACGCACCCTGGCCGTCGTTGCGGTACACCACCCGCTTGCCGCGCGGCACCAGCCCCACCTCGCCCGCGGCGATGCGCTCGCGGCGCCCGTCCACCACCACCGTCAGCTCGCCGGTGTGGACGATGACCACCTCGTCGAACTCGGGACGCTGGGCGGGCTCGGACCAGCCCGGCGGGGCCAGCATCCTCGCCACGGACGCCGCCTCCGTGCCGGTGCTGGCCGCTCCCACGAACTCCTCGATGCGCTTGCCGTCGTCGCGGGGAATCAGCTTCCCCTTGCGGAGT is a genomic window containing:
- the ybeY gene encoding rRNA maturation RNase YbeY; the encoded protein is MRLRKGKLIPRDDGKRIEEFVGAASTGTEAASVARMLAPPGWSEPAQRPEFDEVVIVHTGELTVVVDGRRERIAAGEVGLVPRGKRVVYRNDGQGACDYWSVCAPAFRPELAHMEAPAPREAEYHVTLQVAHGQGKEYSRLLSGWARDYLKQLGLSGCELSLSLVDDRAIRRLNRTWRNKDKATDVLSFPAGELPKGTPGPRPLGDVVISLDTAKRQAKEYGRTLESEMARYLAHGLLHLLGHDHEKPRDAKRMAALEEQLLGERGMVADSLQVESRARRARSLM